The DNA region CTGGGATTGGAGCCATACCCATCTTGTGCGGGTCAATTGTAATGCTTTGCACGCCTTTGAGCTTGAAGTCAAAGTCGGGCAGCTCATAACCCAAGACCTTTGCAAAGGGAATAACAAAGCCACCAAAAGCAGCATCGACGTGGAGGGGGATTCCATAGTCAAGAGCTAGGTCTGAGAGAGAAGGAATATCATCAACCACACCTAAACCCGTTGTTCCAGCTATTCCAACGATACCTATCGTGTTGTCGCTGATTTTACTCTCCACATCGTTCACATTTACAGAGTAGTCCTTATTGAGCTTAGCCCAAACGAGCTTGACTTTTAACAAGTCGCTCGCCTTGAGGAAGGAAAAGTGAGCACTCTTAGGAAGAATGAGCTCGGGCTCTTCAACATCGCTGACATTCCTAAATGCTCTCACCGCTAGGATATTTGCCTCTGTTCCACCGCTAACTATGTTTCCGTGAGCCTTTTTAAGGTGCAGAAGTTCACCAAGCATTTGAATAGCTTCCCGCTCAATTTTTTGACTTCCAACGTGGAGTCCTGGATCTCCAAGGTTTCTATCCATGTACTTGCGAACTATCTTCTGAGCAAGCGGATGAGGATATGTGCACATTGAACCCAAGATTTTGCCCGAATCAAACGTCAAATCCAAGCTTAGGCGCTTTTCAAGCTCCCCCATAACTTCTTCCTCGCTTAGGCCATCCTCTGGAATCATTCTCCCACCTTGCATAGGGTTGTTCATTGGACGTTTAAACTTTGTGCTTAACTTATTTTCTCTTTAGTTTTCTTTAGGTAAGCCTTAAAGAATTGAGGCGTAGTTAGTGCTGTGAGCATCGAAACCGCCACTATGGCAGCAAAAATTGTTTGATCTATTAACTTGCTCTCGAGCCCAAACTTCAAAATAGCAAGCTCCAAGCTTCCCCTACCTCCCATTCCAATACCCACCAAGAGGGACTTCCCCCAATCAAAGCCAAAAACTCTCATTCCAAATCCACAGCCTATGAGCTTGCCAAAAACTGCCGCCAAGTACAAGAGTACAATCAGCGCTAGGTTTACGTCGCTGATTTTTGGATTAAATATTAAGCCAACGTAAATGAAAAACAGTGGGATGAAGAACTCAGTTAGAACCACCTGCAGCTCGCCTATGAGCTCATTGAGCTTAATGCGGCTTATAATGAGGGGGTCTTTTCTTTCTCTAAGGCGGCTTATAGTGAGACCTGCCAAATACGCCCCAATTATACGATTCAGCCCAACTTCTTCTGCCAGCAGAGCTAAAAAGAACGTTAGTATTAATGTAAATGTAAAGAAGGTGTTTACATCCCTGATTATGTTGTTAATCCACTTGGAACGCTTGAAGATTAACTCAGACGCTATCAAAACTGTGACAATGAATGTGACAATTTTAATCGTCAAGATCACTAGAGAAGAGGGAGTAAACTCTCCCCTAGCTAAAGCAGTGATCACACCAATCAAATA from Palaeococcus pacificus DY20341 includes:
- the mfnA gene encoding tyrosine decarboxylase MfnA — its product is MIPEDGLSEEEVMGELEKRLSLDLTFDSGKILGSMCTYPHPLAQKIVRKYMDRNLGDPGLHVGSQKIEREAIQMLGELLHLKKAHGNIVSGGTEANILAVRAFRNVSDVEEPELILPKSAHFSFLKASDLLKVKLVWAKLNKDYSVNVNDVESKISDNTIGIVGIAGTTGLGVVDDIPSLSDLALDYGIPLHVDAAFGGFVIPFAKVLGYELPDFDFKLKGVQSITIDPHKMGMAPIPAGGILFRKKKFVDSISIPAPYLAGGKVSHPMITGTRPGASAIAVWALLKHLGFNGYKEVVREAMENALWFAEQIRALKGIYLIREPMLNIVSFGAKNLKTIERALKDRGWGISAHRGYIRIVMMPHVRREHLEAFLEDLREILATL
- a CDS encoding cation:proton antiporter, whose product is MNYILDLSILLVFAKSIEWLFEKKEIHPIIAHVLTGIILGPFVLNIITPSNELKVLSEFGLIMMMLYTGLTSNFATIAINKVKAVVVASFGVAFSFLFGFLTVYYFGGYGLAAAIFAGAVLGNTAIEVTSGVIMRERPDRDVSSILMGAAFTDDIIAVYLIGVITALARGEFTPSSLVILTIKIVTFIVTVLIASELIFKRSKWINNIIRDVNTFFTFTLILTFFLALLAEEVGLNRIIGAYLAGLTISRLRERKDPLIISRIKLNELIGELQVVLTEFFIPLFFIYVGLIFNPKISDVNLALIVLLYLAAVFGKLIGCGFGMRVFGFDWGKSLLVGIGMGGRGSLELAILKFGLESKLIDQTIFAAIVAVSMLTALTTPQFFKAYLKKTKEKIS